Proteins encoded by one window of Salmo trutta chromosome 17, fSalTru1.1, whole genome shotgun sequence:
- the LOC115152320 gene encoding protein Wnt-2-like isoform X1: protein MNLLPSGTCFYLSVVICWLTSRVDGSLWYMGTLGSQVMCDNIPGLVNKQRQLCRQHPNIMQAIGAGIKDWIGECQHQFQNHRWNCNTIERDHNVFGRLLLRSSREAAFVYAISSAGVVHTLTRACSQGELQSCSCDPTKKGSSRDAKGAFDWGGCSDHVEHAMRFSQAFVDAKERKERDARALMNLHNNRAGRKAVKRLMSLECKCHGVSGSCSVRTCWLALADFRRTGDHLRRRYNGAVQVVMNQYGTGFTTAQRHLKRPSKNDLVYFEDSPDYCIRDQESGSVGTGGRVCNRTSRGMDSCEVMCCGRGYDTSHISRNTKCECKFHWCCAVHCRDCKLDVDVHTCKAQT, encoded by the exons ATGAATTTATTGCCAAGTggaacatgtttttatttatctgtAGTTATCTGCTGGCTAACGTCAAGGGTCGACGGATCTTTATG GTACATGGGAACCCTTGGGTCGCAAGTGATGTGCGACAACATCCCAGGGTTAGTCAACAAACAGCGGCAGCTGTGCCGCCAGCATCCCAACATTATGCAGGCGATCGGAGCCGGGATTAAAGACTGGATCGGGGAGTGCCAACATCAGTTTCAGAACCACCGCTGGAACTGCAATACCATAGAGCGAGACCACAATGTGTTCGGACGCCTACTGCTGCGTA GCAGTCGCGAAGCAGCCTTTGTGTACGCCATCTCCTCGGCCGGGGTGGTCCACACCCTGACCCGAGCCTGCAGCCAGGGAGAGCTGCAGTCGTGCTCCTGCGACCCCACCAAGAAGGGCTCGTCCCGGGACGCCAAGGGGGCGTTTGACTGGGGCGGCTGCAGCGACCACGTGGAGCACGCCATGAGGTTCAGCCAGGCCTTTGTAGATGCCAAAGAGCGGAAGGAGAGAGATGCCAGGGCTCTGATGAACCTTCATAACAACCGCGCCGGGAGGAAG GCAGTGAAGCGATTAATGTCTCTGGAATGTAAGTGTCACGGCGTGAGCGGCTCCTGCAGTGTCCGGACCTGCTGGCTGGCCCTGGCCGACTTCCGCCGCACGGGCGACCATCTGCGGCGGCGCTACAACGGGGCAGTGCAGGTGGTCATGAACCAGTATGGCACGGGCTTCACCACCGCGCAGCGACATCTCAAACGGCCCAGCAAGAACGACCTGGTCTACTTCGAGGACTCGCCAGACTACTGCATACGAGACCAAGAGTCCG GGTCGGTGGGGACGGGCGGGCGGGTATGCAACCGGACATCTCGCGGCATGGACAGCTGCGAGGTGATGTGCTGCGGCAGGGGCTACGACACATCGCACATCAGCCGCAACACCAAGTGTGAGTGCAAGTTCCACTGGTGCTGCGCTGTACACTGCCGGGACTGCAAGCTAGATGTGGATGTGCACACCTGCAAGGCCCAGACGTGA
- the LOC115152320 gene encoding protein Wnt-2-like isoform X3 — protein sequence MNLLPSGTCFYLSVVICWLTSRVDGSLWYMGTLGSQVMCDNIPGLVNKQRQLCRQHPNIMQAIGAGIKDWIGECQHQFQNHRWNCNTIERDHNVFGRLLLRSSREAAFVYAISSAGVVHTLTRACSQGELQSCSCDPTKKGSSRDAKGAFDWGGCSDHVEHAMRFSQAFVDAKERKERDARALMNLHNNRAGRKAVKRLMSLECKCHGVSGSCSVRTCWLALADFRRTGDHLRRRYNGAVQVVMNQYGTGFTTAQRHLKRPSKNDLVYFEDSPDYCIRDQESGESGVSDLLHSSPCSRQIYTLTLDR from the exons ATGAATTTATTGCCAAGTggaacatgtttttatttatctgtAGTTATCTGCTGGCTAACGTCAAGGGTCGACGGATCTTTATG GTACATGGGAACCCTTGGGTCGCAAGTGATGTGCGACAACATCCCAGGGTTAGTCAACAAACAGCGGCAGCTGTGCCGCCAGCATCCCAACATTATGCAGGCGATCGGAGCCGGGATTAAAGACTGGATCGGGGAGTGCCAACATCAGTTTCAGAACCACCGCTGGAACTGCAATACCATAGAGCGAGACCACAATGTGTTCGGACGCCTACTGCTGCGTA GCAGTCGCGAAGCAGCCTTTGTGTACGCCATCTCCTCGGCCGGGGTGGTCCACACCCTGACCCGAGCCTGCAGCCAGGGAGAGCTGCAGTCGTGCTCCTGCGACCCCACCAAGAAGGGCTCGTCCCGGGACGCCAAGGGGGCGTTTGACTGGGGCGGCTGCAGCGACCACGTGGAGCACGCCATGAGGTTCAGCCAGGCCTTTGTAGATGCCAAAGAGCGGAAGGAGAGAGATGCCAGGGCTCTGATGAACCTTCATAACAACCGCGCCGGGAGGAAG GCAGTGAAGCGATTAATGTCTCTGGAATGTAAGTGTCACGGCGTGAGCGGCTCCTGCAGTGTCCGGACCTGCTGGCTGGCCCTGGCCGACTTCCGCCGCACGGGCGACCATCTGCGGCGGCGCTACAACGGGGCAGTGCAGGTGGTCATGAACCAGTATGGCACGGGCTTCACCACCGCGCAGCGACATCTCAAACGGCCCAGCAAGAACGACCTGGTCTACTTCGAGGACTCGCCAGACTACTGCATACGAGACCAAGAGTCCGGTGAGTCTGGCGTTTCAGATTTACTCCACAGCTCTCCATGTTCAAGGCAGATATATACACTGACATTGGACAGATAG
- the LOC115152320 gene encoding protein Wnt-2-like isoform X2 encodes MGTLGSQVMCDNIPGLVNKQRQLCRQHPNIMQAIGAGIKDWIGECQHQFQNHRWNCNTIERDHNVFGRLLLRSSREAAFVYAISSAGVVHTLTRACSQGELQSCSCDPTKKGSSRDAKGAFDWGGCSDHVEHAMRFSQAFVDAKERKERDARALMNLHNNRAGRKAVKRLMSLECKCHGVSGSCSVRTCWLALADFRRTGDHLRRRYNGAVQVVMNQYGTGFTTAQRHLKRPSKNDLVYFEDSPDYCIRDQESGSVGTGGRVCNRTSRGMDSCEVMCCGRGYDTSHISRNTKCECKFHWCCAVHCRDCKLDVDVHTCKAQT; translated from the exons ATGGGAACCCTTGGGTCGCAAGTGATGTGCGACAACATCCCAGGGTTAGTCAACAAACAGCGGCAGCTGTGCCGCCAGCATCCCAACATTATGCAGGCGATCGGAGCCGGGATTAAAGACTGGATCGGGGAGTGCCAACATCAGTTTCAGAACCACCGCTGGAACTGCAATACCATAGAGCGAGACCACAATGTGTTCGGACGCCTACTGCTGCGTA GCAGTCGCGAAGCAGCCTTTGTGTACGCCATCTCCTCGGCCGGGGTGGTCCACACCCTGACCCGAGCCTGCAGCCAGGGAGAGCTGCAGTCGTGCTCCTGCGACCCCACCAAGAAGGGCTCGTCCCGGGACGCCAAGGGGGCGTTTGACTGGGGCGGCTGCAGCGACCACGTGGAGCACGCCATGAGGTTCAGCCAGGCCTTTGTAGATGCCAAAGAGCGGAAGGAGAGAGATGCCAGGGCTCTGATGAACCTTCATAACAACCGCGCCGGGAGGAAG GCAGTGAAGCGATTAATGTCTCTGGAATGTAAGTGTCACGGCGTGAGCGGCTCCTGCAGTGTCCGGACCTGCTGGCTGGCCCTGGCCGACTTCCGCCGCACGGGCGACCATCTGCGGCGGCGCTACAACGGGGCAGTGCAGGTGGTCATGAACCAGTATGGCACGGGCTTCACCACCGCGCAGCGACATCTCAAACGGCCCAGCAAGAACGACCTGGTCTACTTCGAGGACTCGCCAGACTACTGCATACGAGACCAAGAGTCCG GGTCGGTGGGGACGGGCGGGCGGGTATGCAACCGGACATCTCGCGGCATGGACAGCTGCGAGGTGATGTGCTGCGGCAGGGGCTACGACACATCGCACATCAGCCGCAACACCAAGTGTGAGTGCAAGTTCCACTGGTGCTGCGCTGTACACTGCCGGGACTGCAAGCTAGATGTGGATGTGCACACCTGCAAGGCCCAGACGTGA